From the genome of Thermogutta terrifontis, one region includes:
- a CDS encoding GH116 family glycosyl-hydrolase, with the protein MNSTSLFVATCLTIALSWQSTILGGEVAAKKAGNYHKLVEACPGLTWYLPLQSLDDVLAREGRVQGDQPQIVPGPDEGTALRFSGTTTLIFGPTPDLDTEEATIELWFRPEFTAPAQFNPCLIAKRESGDHRQTRWSIHVHGDYSGIDLWNGREVASYQPATGPLKPGQWYHLVVVSTKAGTTVYLNGVPCLPPRQNWQINRSEKNRSLNIGSSQPAGAEFFVGVICHVAVYSRALTEQEIAAHMDAMGFQAIRLAEQAKYEERRRAEAEEQARLEEAREKRRRELMEDPSLFARGVPTVYEKEHLSAVDLPVGGIGVGAIHMDGAARRHAWQIFGQVAYRFVPHSFFAVRVSGDNRTVERILQTIPEEGLPPMAEVRLVARYPLARYEFVDPEMPAQVALEAFNPFIPTNLRDSAIPCAVYRMTVTNPTKNRLSVTVLASQLNATGYRGDGTIEGVRHPSFGGNVNRVVRKEGSTWLMMGQSKSANSGDGLVLFMKGDRVHGVPAWTDLAQLRESIAKTAGQLDAKEVSAGPSPAGETLKGALWRSFDLEPGQTQTVTCVLTWFFSDLPAGTGKWSCRGRRYEAWWHGAEEVAAELDARLPELEAATRLYADSLYETNLPYWFVDRITSQVAILRSPTVFWCRDGYFGGWEGCNLDAGCCPGNCNHVWHYAQAHARLFPELGRLMREQEFRFQKEDGAIPHRQPDEFPAFDGQCGAVLNSYREHLLSRDSEWLAKNWTSIKRAMDYIIRRWDSDEDGVPSGPQWNTLDGELGGASSWLGSLYLAALAAAEKMAQLQGENDVAARYHRIRLSGQVKQDTMLFNGKYYIQIPDPEPHEDYGQGCAIDQVLGQWWAHQLDLGWVYPSEHVRTALASLFRYNFRGLMKGLPQKPRKFVADEDAGMQMFTWPPGTEPPEKVIRYASEVMTGFEYAAAAAMIQAGLVREGFTVVRAIALRYDGRKRVGLTPGNFTSWGYSGNPFGDDECGKFYARAMSSWSLLLACQGFIYDGPAQTIGFCPTWKPDDHVSFFTAAEGWGVFYQKREPGRQVDTIELRLGQLPLAKFITLPDNALPKHGECQKGGESIPVQVETDQGRVVCRLAQPIVLHAGEKVSFILTY; encoded by the coding sequence ATGAACAGCACAAGTCTATTTGTAGCGACGTGTCTGACCATCGCCCTGAGTTGGCAAAGTACCATTCTGGGCGGCGAAGTGGCTGCGAAGAAGGCTGGGAACTATCACAAACTCGTCGAGGCGTGCCCAGGACTCACCTGGTATCTTCCGCTGCAATCACTTGACGATGTCCTTGCCAGGGAGGGGCGTGTGCAGGGTGATCAGCCCCAGATTGTTCCCGGGCCTGATGAAGGTACGGCCTTACGTTTTTCCGGCACAACCACACTCATCTTTGGACCCACTCCTGATTTGGACACCGAGGAGGCCACCATCGAATTGTGGTTTCGACCCGAGTTTACGGCTCCCGCGCAGTTCAATCCCTGTTTGATTGCCAAACGGGAGTCGGGTGATCATCGTCAGACGCGCTGGAGCATCCACGTGCACGGAGATTATTCGGGCATCGATTTGTGGAACGGTCGAGAGGTGGCGTCCTATCAGCCGGCCACGGGGCCGTTAAAACCGGGCCAATGGTATCACCTGGTTGTTGTGAGTACCAAGGCGGGAACTACAGTTTACTTGAACGGCGTGCCCTGTTTGCCTCCGCGGCAGAATTGGCAGATCAATCGTTCGGAGAAAAATCGTTCGCTCAACATCGGCTCGTCACAACCGGCGGGAGCCGAGTTTTTTGTCGGCGTGATCTGTCACGTCGCCGTATACAGCAGGGCTCTCACCGAACAGGAAATTGCCGCCCACATGGATGCAATGGGCTTCCAAGCTATTCGGCTGGCTGAGCAGGCTAAATACGAAGAACGTCGTCGTGCGGAAGCAGAAGAGCAGGCGCGACTGGAAGAGGCTCGCGAAAAGCGTCGTCGTGAGCTGATGGAGGACCCTTCACTCTTTGCTCGGGGGGTACCCACGGTTTATGAAAAGGAACATCTGTCGGCCGTCGATCTGCCCGTTGGTGGCATTGGAGTCGGCGCCATCCACATGGACGGAGCCGCCAGACGGCACGCCTGGCAGATATTTGGACAGGTGGCCTACCGATTCGTTCCGCACAGCTTTTTTGCTGTACGGGTCAGTGGGGACAATCGCACGGTCGAAAGGATCCTGCAGACTATTCCCGAGGAAGGCCTTCCGCCTATGGCCGAGGTCCGACTGGTGGCTCGCTACCCCCTGGCCCGCTATGAATTTGTTGATCCAGAGATGCCAGCGCAGGTCGCTCTGGAGGCATTCAATCCCTTCATTCCAACCAACCTTCGCGATTCCGCAATTCCGTGTGCGGTCTATCGGATGACGGTCACGAATCCCACGAAGAACCGCCTTTCCGTGACTGTCCTCGCCAGTCAACTCAATGCCACCGGCTACCGTGGCGATGGAACCATCGAAGGCGTCCGTCACCCGAGTTTCGGGGGTAATGTCAATCGAGTAGTCCGCAAGGAAGGATCCACCTGGCTCATGATGGGGCAGAGTAAATCAGCGAACTCGGGCGACGGGCTGGTCTTGTTCATGAAGGGCGACCGAGTGCACGGAGTGCCCGCCTGGACAGATCTTGCACAACTTCGCGAATCGATCGCCAAGACCGCTGGACAACTCGACGCGAAGGAAGTCTCAGCGGGACCCTCCCCTGCTGGAGAGACCCTGAAAGGAGCCTTATGGCGTTCGTTCGATCTCGAGCCAGGCCAGACCCAAACGGTGACCTGTGTGCTGACTTGGTTCTTTTCAGACTTGCCAGCCGGCACCGGCAAATGGAGTTGCCGAGGCCGTCGCTACGAAGCCTGGTGGCACGGTGCGGAAGAAGTGGCTGCGGAACTGGACGCTCGTCTGCCGGAACTCGAAGCGGCCACCCGGCTTTATGCCGACTCCCTTTACGAAACGAATCTTCCTTACTGGTTTGTTGATCGGATCACCTCTCAAGTGGCGATTCTGCGAAGCCCCACAGTCTTCTGGTGCCGCGATGGCTATTTCGGCGGATGGGAAGGATGTAATCTTGATGCGGGATGCTGCCCAGGCAATTGCAACCATGTGTGGCACTATGCCCAGGCGCACGCCAGACTGTTCCCAGAGCTCGGACGGCTGATGCGGGAACAGGAGTTTCGTTTCCAGAAGGAAGACGGGGCCATTCCACACCGTCAGCCTGACGAGTTTCCCGCTTTTGACGGCCAGTGTGGCGCCGTTCTCAATTCGTATCGCGAACATCTGCTTTCTCGTGACTCGGAATGGCTGGCGAAGAATTGGACGTCGATCAAGAGGGCGATGGACTACATCATTCGACGTTGGGACTCCGACGAGGATGGCGTCCCCAGCGGGCCCCAGTGGAACACACTCGATGGGGAACTGGGGGGTGCTTCTTCGTGGTTGGGCAGCCTCTATTTGGCAGCTCTCGCGGCTGCGGAAAAAATGGCGCAACTGCAGGGAGAAAACGATGTGGCGGCACGCTACCACCGCATCCGTTTGTCCGGACAGGTTAAGCAAGACACAATGCTTTTCAATGGAAAGTATTACATTCAAATTCCCGATCCCGAACCCCATGAAGATTATGGCCAGGGTTGTGCCATCGATCAGGTCCTCGGTCAGTGGTGGGCGCATCAGTTGGATTTGGGCTGGGTGTATCCGTCTGAACACGTGCGGACCGCACTGGCCAGTCTGTTCCGCTACAATTTTCGCGGGCTCATGAAAGGTTTGCCGCAGAAACCAAGGAAATTTGTGGCCGATGAAGACGCCGGCATGCAAATGTTCACATGGCCCCCTGGGACCGAACCCCCGGAAAAGGTGATTCGCTATGCGAGTGAAGTGATGACCGGCTTTGAATACGCTGCGGCGGCAGCGATGATTCAGGCCGGATTGGTACGGGAAGGTTTCACCGTGGTGCGGGCAATCGCCCTGCGCTATGATGGCCGAAAAAGAGTTGGATTGACGCCGGGGAATTTCACAAGTTGGGGCTACTCCGGTAATCCATTTGGCGACGATGAATGCGGCAAGTTTTACGCCCGGGCGATGAGTTCCTGGTCGTTGCTGCTTGCGTGCCAGGGGTTTATCTATGATGGTCCCGCCCAGACCATCGGATTCTGTCCCACCTGGAAACCGGACGACCATGTCTCGTTTTTCACGGCAGCCGAGGGTTGGGGCGTCTTTTACCAAAAACGAGAACCCGGTCGGCAGGTGGACACCATCGAACTCCGCTTGGGCCAATTGCCATTGGCGAAGTTCATCACACTTCCAGATAACGCGCTTCCCAAGCACGGCGAGTGTCAAAAAGGCGGCGAATCGATTCCTGTACAAGTGGAGACTGACCAGGGGCGGGTGGTTTGCCGCCTTGCCCAGCCAATTGTTCTTCACGCCGGAGAAAAAGTAAGTTTTATTCTGACCTATTAG
- a CDS encoding ATP-binding protein — translation MASSVNSPRIPQRRLNRALVETSLEVKCLFLFGVFLVLVIAVSVLLYWRVTGEVVTRQNPDTARLLADQVMLTKHYAAMEPNKDFVDYLTEVIRSRTQHGYQWRFVQPPGRPVRPSQDVGPPADAMEAELVQRFMQMSPEERAQSETPLYAERLVDQGRTYQYYQPIWAEQSCVACHLALEGAGYNPAANVGMGSPLREGDLMAVLQVTIPNGPTQAAIMKYWSMLLAVAIVTAFLAMIAFYVTIRYVIIRPLRHLRAVSEAITQGNTALRAHIHTRDEFELLANAFNRMLSHLVAVQDELRQVNAELDAKLDEVAQLNMQLYELNRIKSDFMATMSHELRTPLNSILGFSEVLASIDSLDEKQRRYVQNIQKSGRILLDMINNVLDLAKMEAGRMEITPTEFSIEQVVHAQCDMARPLSEKKNLQLTVDVPPNLPPMFQDQNRVAQILNNLLSNAIKFTPEGGAVRVSVRRDTNGDLILRVADTGVGIAEEDKQIIFEKFRQGRTAMPDGDPLKREYPGSGLGLSIVKELCRLLGGEVSVESELGRGSVFTVRLPWRLSPQQQEDSGLGLRLSDFEKMRFDRARSVRRAQSAPADSRAG, via the coding sequence ATGGCCTCTTCCGTCAATTCACCGCGAATTCCTCAACGGCGTCTCAACAGGGCCCTCGTGGAAACCAGCCTCGAGGTCAAATGCCTTTTCTTGTTTGGCGTTTTCCTGGTGCTGGTCATTGCTGTGAGTGTGCTTCTATACTGGCGGGTCACGGGAGAGGTGGTCACCCGCCAGAACCCGGATACCGCTCGCCTGCTTGCCGATCAGGTGATGCTGACCAAGCATTACGCCGCCATGGAGCCAAACAAAGATTTTGTGGATTACTTGACAGAAGTGATCCGCAGTCGGACCCAACACGGATATCAATGGCGATTTGTCCAGCCGCCAGGTCGGCCCGTGCGCCCCTCCCAGGATGTGGGACCTCCCGCCGACGCAATGGAAGCCGAACTCGTGCAGCGATTCATGCAGATGTCACCGGAAGAACGCGCCCAGAGTGAGACGCCCCTGTACGCGGAACGCCTTGTTGATCAGGGGAGAACGTATCAATATTACCAACCGATCTGGGCGGAACAGTCCTGCGTGGCCTGCCATCTCGCACTGGAAGGAGCCGGATATAATCCTGCCGCCAATGTAGGGATGGGAAGTCCCCTGCGCGAAGGGGACCTTATGGCGGTGCTTCAGGTGACCATCCCCAACGGGCCCACCCAGGCGGCCATCATGAAGTACTGGAGCATGCTTCTCGCGGTGGCTATTGTCACGGCCTTTCTCGCAATGATCGCGTTCTATGTGACCATACGGTACGTGATCATCCGGCCGTTGCGGCATTTGCGGGCGGTCAGCGAAGCGATCACCCAAGGCAATACCGCTTTGCGTGCCCATATCCACACACGCGACGAATTTGAGCTGCTAGCCAATGCGTTCAATCGCATGCTCAGCCACCTTGTGGCCGTCCAGGATGAACTGCGGCAGGTAAACGCTGAGTTGGATGCCAAGCTGGACGAAGTGGCCCAGCTCAACATGCAGCTCTACGAGCTGAACAGAATTAAAAGCGATTTCATGGCCACCATGAGCCACGAACTGCGAACACCGCTCAATAGCATCCTGGGATTCAGCGAGGTGCTGGCCTCAATTGATTCACTGGACGAAAAGCAGCGCCGGTACGTCCAGAATATTCAAAAATCGGGGCGAATCCTCCTGGACATGATCAATAACGTTCTCGATTTGGCGAAGATGGAAGCCGGCCGAATGGAAATCACGCCTACCGAGTTTTCCATCGAGCAGGTTGTGCACGCCCAGTGTGATATGGCCCGGCCGCTCTCTGAAAAGAAAAACCTTCAGCTTACCGTGGACGTCCCTCCGAATCTTCCTCCCATGTTTCAGGACCAGAACCGGGTGGCACAAATCCTCAATAATCTTCTGTCCAACGCGATTAAGTTCACACCGGAAGGCGGCGCCGTTCGGGTTTCCGTTCGCCGGGATACCAACGGGGATCTGATTCTCCGCGTCGCAGACACCGGCGTCGGGATTGCCGAAGAAGATAAACAAATTATCTTTGAGAAATTTCGTCAGGGGCGGACGGCCATGCCCGATGGAGACCCGCTGAAGCGTGAATACCCCGGCTCCGGCTTGGGATTGAGCATTGTGAAAGAGTTGTGCCGTCTTTTGGGCGGTGAGGTCTCTGTGGAAAGTGAACTGGGAAGAGGGAGTGTCTTTACCGTCCGTCTGCCCTGGAGGCTTTCTCCCCAGCAACAAGAGGATTCTGGACTGGGGCTTCGGCTGTCCGATTTTGAGAAAATGCGATTCGATCGCGCCAGATCAGTTCGTCGCGCCCAATCAGCGCCCGCCGATAGTCGAGCGGGTTGA
- the priA gene encoding replication restart helicase PriA, producing the protein MKQLSLFSGLEDTSPAKRVLVAKVVFESGPEGVFDYRIPKTLVGKIAAGQRIRVPLGKSNRPVVAYCLEICEETDSPQLKDVAGLIDEAPLLTPALLRLAQWMAEYYLCPLGTVLETVIPACVRNQAGTRLVPHYRLAGPVDAFPSLTEKQARVVAVLLQASEHRLPRDELTRNAGCTAAVLDNLVKRGILVKEMARVRHSEPVAATLPRQDRLVLNQQQRQALEIILEAVRCEEYRGFLIYGVTGSGKTEVYIQAIEHVVKRGKQAIVLVPEISLTPQTVERFRSRFDHVAVLHSHLTDAERAAQWDWIASGQVQVVVGARSAVFAPTPRLGLIVMDEEHETSFKQEAAPRYHARDVALHRAQLERIPLVLGSATPSLESWYRAQQGEFMLIRLPERIGGRTLPAVKPIDLRQPKHGRVSRGVITRQLHAAIHEALENGGQVILLLNRRGFATHVQCSACGYVLMCPDCEIALTHHRSFGKVLCHYCGHEAPSPKTCPECQSVAIRFSGVGTERLEAEVKARFPEATCLRMDADSMRSREAYERAFRLFREGKIQILLGTQMIAKGLDFPNVTLVGVVNADTALHFPDFRAAERTFQLVTQVAGRTGRGPHGGLVLVQTFSPEHSAIQSAVRHDFEGFAAQELPIRTAFGYPPITRLVRLVISAEKEVEAAGWAERVARAILEALSQTGRPDAVRLVGPAPAPLMKLRGKYRYHIQILGKDENLVRALVRCGLQSLEDARHVSYVVDVDPVDML; encoded by the coding sequence GTGAAACAGCTTTCGCTTTTTTCCGGCCTCGAAGACACTTCCCCGGCGAAGCGTGTTCTGGTAGCCAAAGTTGTGTTTGAATCCGGCCCCGAGGGCGTTTTTGACTATCGGATTCCAAAAACGCTTGTGGGGAAGATCGCTGCCGGCCAGCGGATCCGCGTGCCTCTGGGAAAATCCAACCGCCCGGTGGTCGCGTACTGTCTCGAAATTTGCGAAGAGACGGACAGCCCCCAACTGAAAGACGTCGCGGGTCTTATCGATGAGGCTCCGCTTCTCACGCCCGCTCTGTTGCGACTGGCCCAGTGGATGGCGGAATATTACCTCTGTCCTTTGGGGACTGTTCTGGAAACCGTCATACCGGCCTGCGTGCGTAACCAGGCCGGCACACGCCTGGTTCCCCATTATCGCCTGGCTGGCCCCGTCGATGCATTTCCATCACTCACGGAGAAGCAGGCCAGGGTGGTGGCTGTTCTTTTGCAGGCATCCGAGCACCGGCTTCCGCGCGACGAACTCACCCGAAACGCTGGCTGTACCGCGGCCGTACTCGACAATCTTGTCAAACGTGGAATCCTGGTCAAGGAAATGGCAAGAGTTCGGCACAGCGAGCCGGTTGCCGCAACTCTTCCACGGCAAGACAGGTTAGTTCTCAACCAGCAGCAACGACAGGCGCTGGAAATCATCCTCGAAGCAGTGCGATGCGAGGAATATCGGGGTTTTCTTATATACGGCGTGACGGGCAGCGGCAAGACCGAAGTTTACATCCAGGCCATTGAGCACGTAGTGAAGCGGGGAAAGCAGGCCATTGTCCTTGTCCCCGAAATCAGTCTCACTCCGCAGACCGTTGAACGCTTCCGCAGCCGATTTGACCATGTCGCTGTTCTCCACAGTCATCTCACGGATGCCGAGCGGGCCGCCCAATGGGACTGGATCGCTTCCGGGCAGGTGCAGGTGGTCGTGGGTGCCCGAAGTGCCGTTTTTGCCCCTACGCCCAGGCTGGGGCTTATCGTGATGGATGAAGAGCATGAAACATCCTTTAAGCAGGAAGCCGCTCCCCGATATCACGCACGCGATGTGGCTCTCCACCGTGCCCAACTCGAACGCATTCCCCTCGTTCTGGGGTCGGCAACACCGTCGTTGGAAAGCTGGTATCGCGCCCAGCAAGGCGAGTTCATGCTGATTCGCTTGCCTGAGCGCATTGGTGGCCGAACGCTGCCGGCCGTCAAGCCAATCGATCTCCGTCAACCCAAGCACGGCCGGGTAAGCCGGGGTGTGATCACCCGACAACTTCACGCGGCTATCCACGAAGCCCTGGAAAACGGCGGGCAGGTGATTCTGCTGCTCAATCGCCGGGGGTTCGCAACGCATGTGCAGTGTTCGGCCTGCGGTTACGTGCTGATGTGCCCCGACTGCGAGATTGCCTTGACGCACCACCGGAGCTTCGGCAAAGTCCTGTGCCACTATTGCGGTCATGAGGCCCCTTCTCCAAAAACCTGCCCTGAATGCCAGTCGGTGGCAATCCGGTTTAGCGGAGTCGGGACGGAACGACTCGAGGCCGAGGTCAAGGCCCGGTTCCCTGAGGCCACATGCTTGCGGATGGACGCCGATTCAATGCGGAGCCGGGAGGCCTACGAGCGGGCATTCCGGCTCTTCCGCGAGGGCAAGATTCAAATCCTCTTGGGAACCCAGATGATTGCTAAAGGCCTGGACTTTCCTAACGTAACACTTGTGGGTGTGGTCAACGCCGACACGGCCCTCCACTTTCCAGACTTTCGTGCGGCGGAGCGTACGTTTCAATTGGTGACACAGGTGGCAGGCCGGACCGGTCGGGGACCGCATGGAGGTCTCGTGCTGGTTCAAACTTTCAGTCCCGAACATTCTGCCATCCAATCGGCGGTGCGGCACGACTTCGAGGGTTTTGCTGCGCAGGAACTGCCAATCCGAACGGCGTTCGGTTATCCGCCGATCACCAGGTTGGTTCGACTGGTCATCTCGGCTGAAAAAGAAGTGGAGGCAGCTGGCTGGGCGGAGCGAGTAGCCCGGGCGATCTTGGAGGCCCTCTCCCAAACAGGCCGTCCCGATGCCGTCCGACTGGTCGGTCCTGCGCCCGCTCCTCTCATGAAATTGCGGGGAAAATACCGTTATCATATTCAAATTCTGGGTAAAGACGAGAATCTCGTCCGCGCACTTGTCCGCTGTGGCCTTCAGTCGCTCGAGGACGCACGCCACGTGAGCTACGTCGTGGACGTGGACCCTGTGGATATGCTGTAA
- the recG gene encoding ATP-dependent DNA helicase RecG, whose protein sequence is MGNEQPSVRRSSSPAEESPLHQPVQYVKGVGPHRAELLRRLGVETVADLLFFFPRSYEDISDIRRVAELEEGKLQSVIGVIEDIDSHVSRSGQTVVGMAVACEDGYVRALWFQQPYRRDLFRVGQRVMLSGRPRRNGLFWEIAHPRVIVLGEAERPQVAPLPVYPLTEGLAQWQMRRIMEHAVATYTSYLEEALPPQLLAKRHLLPIQEAVEQIHFPTDRNRLEEARRRFIYEELLILQLALGIKRYQQITLKKAPVLQLTPKIDARIRRLFKFPLTKAQDRAVAEIAADMARPVPMNRLLQGDVGSGKTVVALYAMLLAVACGYQAVLMAPTEILARQHFQTIDELLAASRVRRALLVGGLPPAERTSILERIAEGALDLVVGTQAIIQDEVKFHRLGLVVIDEQHKFGVRQRAALKGAGEEPHYLVMTATPIPRTIAMTLFGDLDVTVLDEAPPGRKPVRTFLANSEQRGQWWAFFRRKLQEGRQGYVVVPLVEEDEEAEVKSVEGTFRELNQGELAGFRLAAIHGRMSSEEKEEVMARFRRGEIDVLVSTAVIEVGIDVPNATLMTIENGERFGLAQLHQLRGRVSRGPVPGYCCVFSDSTAPETKQRLEAFCRTANGFELAEIDFLLRGPGEILGTRQHGLPPFRIADLVRDREVVELARQDAWELIAGDPGLARPEHCRLRRLVLARYGKSMALADVG, encoded by the coding sequence ATGGGAAATGAACAGCCCAGCGTTCGCCGGTCATCGTCCCCGGCAGAGGAGAGTCCCCTCCACCAGCCGGTGCAATATGTCAAAGGGGTCGGCCCACACCGGGCTGAACTTTTGCGACGGCTGGGCGTGGAGACGGTGGCCGATCTGCTCTTTTTCTTCCCACGCAGCTACGAGGATATTAGTGACATCCGCAGAGTAGCGGAGCTGGAAGAGGGCAAACTCCAGTCGGTCATCGGAGTTATTGAAGACATTGACAGCCATGTGAGCCGCAGTGGGCAAACCGTTGTAGGAATGGCGGTGGCCTGTGAGGACGGTTATGTCCGTGCGCTATGGTTTCAACAGCCCTATCGGCGTGATCTGTTTCGCGTAGGACAGCGGGTGATGCTCTCTGGCCGCCCGCGTCGAAATGGCCTGTTCTGGGAAATAGCTCATCCTCGGGTGATTGTACTTGGGGAAGCGGAACGACCGCAGGTTGCTCCTCTGCCGGTGTATCCGCTGACAGAAGGGCTCGCCCAGTGGCAGATGCGACGGATCATGGAACATGCCGTGGCTACCTATACATCCTATCTGGAAGAGGCCTTGCCCCCTCAACTGCTTGCCAAGCGACACCTGTTACCGATCCAGGAGGCTGTCGAGCAGATCCACTTTCCGACCGATCGAAACCGCCTGGAGGAGGCGCGACGACGATTCATTTATGAGGAGTTGTTGATTCTCCAATTGGCCCTGGGCATAAAGCGGTATCAGCAGATCACTTTGAAAAAGGCACCTGTTCTGCAGCTAACTCCCAAGATCGACGCTCGCATTCGCCGGCTGTTTAAATTTCCCCTCACAAAGGCCCAGGATCGTGCCGTGGCGGAAATTGCCGCTGATATGGCGCGGCCCGTCCCCATGAACCGACTTCTGCAGGGTGATGTGGGAAGCGGCAAGACAGTCGTGGCGCTTTATGCGATGTTACTGGCAGTGGCGTGCGGATATCAGGCGGTGCTCATGGCCCCGACGGAAATTCTAGCCCGTCAGCACTTCCAGACCATCGACGAATTGCTGGCTGCCAGCCGTGTTCGCCGGGCACTTCTCGTAGGCGGATTGCCCCCTGCGGAGAGGACCAGCATTCTCGAACGAATTGCCGAGGGGGCTCTCGACTTGGTGGTGGGAACTCAGGCCATTATTCAGGATGAAGTCAAGTTTCATCGGCTGGGCCTTGTCGTGATTGATGAACAGCACAAATTTGGGGTTCGGCAGCGTGCCGCTCTGAAGGGGGCGGGGGAAGAACCCCACTACCTTGTGATGACTGCCACACCAATTCCCCGCACGATCGCGATGACTCTTTTTGGAGATCTGGACGTGACCGTTCTGGATGAGGCCCCGCCGGGCCGGAAGCCAGTGCGAACATTTCTTGCCAACTCCGAACAACGGGGCCAGTGGTGGGCGTTCTTTCGCCGCAAATTGCAGGAGGGACGGCAGGGATATGTGGTTGTGCCCCTTGTGGAGGAAGATGAAGAGGCTGAAGTGAAAAGCGTCGAGGGGACGTTTCGCGAACTCAATCAGGGAGAACTGGCGGGATTTCGGCTGGCGGCCATTCATGGCCGGATGAGCAGTGAAGAAAAAGAGGAGGTGATGGCTCGCTTTCGACGCGGTGAGATCGACGTGCTGGTTTCTACCGCTGTAATCGAAGTCGGCATCGACGTCCCTAACGCGACGCTGATGACGATTGAGAACGGTGAGCGATTCGGCCTGGCCCAACTCCATCAACTGCGGGGAAGGGTAAGCCGCGGGCCAGTGCCAGGCTACTGCTGCGTGTTCTCGGATTCCACAGCCCCCGAGACTAAACAGCGATTGGAAGCGTTCTGTCGCACGGCCAACGGGTTTGAACTGGCGGAAATCGACTTTCTCCTGCGGGGACCTGGAGAAATTCTGGGCACGCGGCAACACGGGCTGCCGCCGTTTCGCATCGCAGACCTAGTTCGCGATCGAGAGGTTGTGGAACTGGCTCGTCAGGACGCCTGGGAATTGATAGCAGGGGACCCAGGCCTGGCCCGCCCCGAGCATTGCCGCTTGCGCCGCCTGGTGCTGGCCCGATACGGCAAGAGTATGGCCCTGGCTGACGTGGGTTAA
- the rnhA gene encoding ribonuclease HI yields MSTPRSGKTPALTNRLPEVLLFTDGACSGNPGPGGWAFILRHPASGKELINSGAEASTTNNRMELMAVIKGLEALRKPSRVRLISDSVYVGKGLTEWLPRWKAKGWKRSGNEAVKNEDLWRRLDELLSIHEVEFQHIPGHTGHKENELCDRLAVQAYQGLVQSQKGTAGASQPSCPG; encoded by the coding sequence ATGAGCACCCCGCGATCAGGCAAAACTCCCGCCCTGACTAACCGACTTCCGGAAGTTCTCCTGTTTACCGATGGTGCGTGCAGCGGCAATCCGGGTCCGGGAGGCTGGGCGTTTATCCTACGACATCCCGCGTCAGGGAAAGAGCTGATCAATTCGGGAGCAGAGGCCAGCACGACAAACAATCGAATGGAGTTGATGGCCGTCATCAAGGGCCTGGAGGCGCTCCGCAAACCCAGCCGTGTCCGTTTGATTTCCGACAGCGTTTATGTGGGAAAAGGACTTACGGAATGGCTGCCCAGATGGAAAGCCAAAGGTTGGAAACGTTCTGGAAACGAGGCCGTCAAGAACGAAGATCTTTGGCGGCGGCTCGATGAGCTTCTTTCCATTCATGAAGTGGAGTTTCAGCACATTCCAGGCCACACGGGCCACAAGGAAAACGAGTTGTGCGACCGCCTGGCAGTCCAGGCCTATCAAGGGCTTGTTCAATCGCAGAAAGGCACGGCAGGAGCCAGCCAACCCAGTTGCCCCGGCTGA